From Aliamphritea hakodatensis:
TGGTTCAACATGGTTAAGTGGTCTCTGAATGCAATGATCAACGCGGAAGAGCTGGGTATTACTTCTGAAAACGTTGATGACCTGAAAGCCAACAGCAAGAACCCAAGCATCCAGCGTCTGCTGGGCGGTTCTGAAGGTCTGTCTAAAGGTCTGGGTGTAGATGACGACTGGGCATACCGTATTGTTAAGCAGGTAGGTAACTACGGTGAGTCTTTCGACCGCAACCTGGGTGCAGGGTCTGCACTGGGTATCGACCGCGGTATCAACGCACTGTGGAACCAGGGTGGTTTCCTGTACGCGCCACCGATCCGCTAATTTAAATCATTAGCTGAAACCCCGGCAGGCTTATACCTGCCGGGGTCATCTTTTGAAATAAACCGTCTGATACTCAGATAAGTTGTCGTCTGCAGCACTTGTCGCAGTGGTTATCAGATGAGCGGAGATTTTATATGCCTACCGATCTATCTCGCAGCGCGCCTCCGGGAGAGAAAACTCGTTTTTGGAATGATCCGGCTAAACGAGCACTTCTTTTCCAGGTTCTTCTCATTGGCGCAATCCTTCTCTTCGCCGGGTCTTTAATATCTAATACGCTTAACAACCTTGAACAACGTGGTATCACCACCGGTTTTGATTTCTTATCCCAGAAAGCCGGCTTCGGTATTCCACTGACTCTTATCGAGTATAATGAAGCATCTACCTACGGAACGACCTTCTGGGTTGGTCTGTTAAATACCCTGTTAGTGTCTGTTCTGGGCATTATCGCGGCGACTTTCCTTGGTTTTGTCATGGGTGTCGCGCGTTTATCTGACAACTGGTTAATCGCTAAACTGTCATCGGTGTATATCGAGATATTTCGTAATATTCCTTTGCTGTTACAAATTTTCTTTTGGTACTTTGCTGTACTGCGAACCTTGCCTTCGCCACGTCAGAGTATTGAGTTTATGAGCAGTTTCCTGAATATCAGGGGGCTCTCAATGCCGGCACCAGTGCCAGAAAGCGGTTTTAATCTGGTGATCGGTGCGTTTGTAATCGGTATCGTGCTGACCTTTGTTACGTCACGCTGGGCGCATAAACGTCAGGATCAGACGGGTCAGATATTTCCTATGTTCTGGGCGGGTCTGGGTCTGATAATTGGTTTGCCGTTGGTTGTCTTTATGCTGGCAGGTATGCCTATGCACCTGGATTATCCGGTGCTTAAGGGCTTCAACTTCCGTGGCGGTATGACGCTGATTCCGGAACTGGTAGCCCTGTGGTTAGCGCTGACAATCTATACCGCTGCGTTTATCGCAGAAACCGTGCGTGCAGGTATTCTTGCCGTCCCTAAAGGGCAGCTTGAAGCCGCGTTCGCTCTGGGTCTGCCTAAAGTGCGTACCTTGCGCCTGATCGTTATTCCACAGGCGATGCGGGTAATCATCCCACCGTTGACCAGTCAGTACCTGAACCTGGCGAAGAACTCTTCGCTGGCAGCTGCGGTTGCCTATCCGGATCTTGTGGCGGTGTTTGCCGGTACCACACTGAACCAGACGGGACAGGCGGTCGAGATTATGTCGATGACCATGGCAGTCTATCTGACCATGAGTATCCTCACCTCGGTCTTCATGAACTGGTACAACAAGCGCATGTCGCTGATTGAACGATAGGAGGCGGGCTAATGATTAATGAACAACAACCTACTCTGCCCGCACCGGCGAGTACCATTGGCCTGGTAGGCTGGCTGCGCACCAATCTGTTCAACACTCCGGTGAACAGTGTGGCAACTCTGGTGATGCTGTATCTCTGTTATATCTGGCTGACGCCGATATTTGACTGGGTATTTATCAGCGCTGACTGGGCGGGAACAACCCGGGAGAGTTGCACCAGCGGTGGCGCATGTTGGGTATTTATTACCCAGCGGATAGACCAGTTTATGTATGGCTTTTATCCGGCAGATGAAACCTGGCGTCTGGATGTGACCTTTCTTGCATTTGTTGCCCTGATTGCCTGGCTTGTATGGCCTAACCTGCCGAAAAAAGGCTTGGTTGCCGCATTTACGTTGCTGGTCTTTCCGTTTATCGCATTCGTGTTGCTGAGCGGCGGTTACTTTGGATTAGAGCACGTTGAAACCCACAAATGGGGCGGACTGAGTCTGACACTGGTACTGGCTGTGGTGGGTATCGTGGCTGCGTTACCGCTGGGGATTCTGCTGGCGCTGGGACGCCGTTCCGAAATGCCAATCGTTCGTGCGATGTCGGTGGCGTATATCGAAATCTGGCGGGGTGTTCCGCTGATTACCGTGCTGTTTATGGCGTCGGTAATGCTGCCTCTGTTTTTACCTGAGGATATGCATTTTGATAAGCTGTTGCGGGCACTGATCGGTATTACCATGTTCCAGACTGCCTATATGGCAGAGGTTATCCGTGGTGGTCTTCAGGCAATTCCTAAGGGGCAGTACGAAGCGGCTGACGCACTGGGTCTGGGGTACTGGCAGAAGATGGTTATGATCATTCTTCCGCAGGCGCTGAAACTGATGATTCCGGGCGTAGTGAATACCTTTATCGCACTGTTTAAAGATACCAGTCTGGTATTGATTATCGGTCTGTTTGACCTGCTGGCGATTGTGCAGGCCGCTCAGAACGATCCTAAGTGGATAGGTTATGCAACGGAAGGTTACGTCTTTGTTGCCTTTGTTTTCTGGATTTTCTGTTTCGGTATGTCCCGTTACAGCCAGCACTTAGAAAGAATGTTGCATACCGGTCACGGAAGTCGAGCCTGATTCTGGAGTAAGAATAATGAATGAAGTAAATAAGCAAGAAGACCAGTTGATGGTTCAGATCCGTAACATGAATAAATGGTACGGTGATTTCCATGTGCTGAAAAATGTAAATCTTGATGTTCGCCGCGGTGAAAAAATCGTTATTTGTGGGCCTTCAGGTTCCGGTAAATCAACCATGATCCGTTGTATCAACCACCTGGAAGAGCATCAGGAAGGTGATATCTTTGTTAACGGCATTGAAATGGCATCGGACATTAAAAAGATTGATGCCATCCGTAAAGATGTGGGCATGGTGTTCCAGCATTTTAATTTGTTTCCGCATCTTACTGTGCTGGAGAACTGTGTACTGGCACCTATCTGGGTGAAGAAGGTTCCCCGTAAAGAAGCAGAAGCGTTAGCGATGCAGTACCTGGAGCGGGTTAAAATTCCTGAGCAGGCACTGAAGTATCCGGGTCAGCTGTCCGGTGGTCAGCAACAGCGTGTGGCGATTGCCCGTTCCCTGTGCATGAACCCGGATGTCATGCTGTTTGATGAGCCTACATCCGCACTTGACCCTGAGATGATCAAGGAAGTACTGGATGTAATGATTGAGCTGGCACATGAAGGCATGACCATGTTGTGTGTAACACACGAGATGGGGTTTGCTAAAACGGTCGCAGACCGGGTTATCTTCATGGATGGTGGACAGATTATTGAAGAGAATGAACCTCAGGAGTTCTTCAATAATCCGCAGCATGAACGTACCCAGCTGTTCTTAAGTCAGATCCTGAATCACTGATCTTATGATCTGAATTCAGAGACGGGCCGTAAGGCCCGTTTTTTATGCCCGGAATTTGATGTCAGTCGGCTGTGTTGTCACTGGAATTCTGGGATAATGCCGCCTGAATTACTGATTGTTTAGGAAGATTAATGCCACAGCAAAAACTCGCTGTTGTTCTGGTGAATCTGGGAACACCGGATGCACCCACCCCCGGTGCCGTGCGCCACTATCTGAAAGAGTTCTTATCTGATGCCCGCGTTGTTGAAGGCAAAGGTTTACGGCGTCTGTTCTGGCTCGCGGTACTGAACTTTATTATTCTCAATATCCGGCCAAAAAAAGTGGCGAAACTGTATGCCAGTATCTGGGATGAAGATTCCCCGCTTCGTAAAATTCTGAATCAGCAGGTGGCGGGTTTAAGCGTCCGGTTGCAGAATGCATTTCCGGCGGCCAGTGTTCAGGTGTTTCCGGCTATGACCTACGGCTCGCCCGGTTTGCAACAACGTCTTACTGATCTGGTCGCGGCCGGTTATGAGAAAGTGCTGATCATTCCGTTATATCCGCAGTATTCTGCGACCACTACAGCACCGGTTTACGATCAGGTGCAGGCATTCCAGCGCCAGCAGCGTAACGTAATGGATATACGGATTGTGAAGGAATATCACGATCATCCGCTGTATATCAGTGCGCTGGCGAACAGTGTGACGGACTTTTGGCAGAAAAATGGCCGCAACGATAAACTGATTCTTTCTTATCACGGTATTCCACAGGAATATGCGGATAAAGGTGATCCGTATGCAGTTCAGTGCCAGCAGACCTCTGCTTTACTGGCAGCTAAACTGGGGTTACAGGAAAGCCAGTGGCAGCAGACCTTCCAGTCCCGTTTCGGACCGATGGAATGGTTACAGCCTTACACAGATAAAACGTTGGACTCTCTTGCAAAATCAGGCTGTGAATCGGTGGATATCATGTGTCCGGCGTTTGCTGCGGACTGTCTTGAAACGCTTGAGGAGATCACGGTTGAAAACTGTGAGGTTTTCAGTGAGGCCGGTGGTAAAGGCTATCAGTATATTCCGGCGCTGAATGCGTCAACGATGATGATTGATTTACTGGCTGCGCTGACTGAAGCGCAGGCAAATGACTGGCTAAAGGCGGAGAAGAATCATGCAGCTTGATTATATTTTTGGTATTCACGCTGTTACCACAGCATTACAGCGTGATGCAAAACGCTGCCGGGAACTGCTGGTTCA
This genomic window contains:
- a CDS encoding amino acid ABC transporter permease, translated to MPTDLSRSAPPGEKTRFWNDPAKRALLFQVLLIGAILLFAGSLISNTLNNLEQRGITTGFDFLSQKAGFGIPLTLIEYNEASTYGTTFWVGLLNTLLVSVLGIIAATFLGFVMGVARLSDNWLIAKLSSVYIEIFRNIPLLLQIFFWYFAVLRTLPSPRQSIEFMSSFLNIRGLSMPAPVPESGFNLVIGAFVIGIVLTFVTSRWAHKRQDQTGQIFPMFWAGLGLIIGLPLVVFMLAGMPMHLDYPVLKGFNFRGGMTLIPELVALWLALTIYTAAFIAETVRAGILAVPKGQLEAAFALGLPKVRTLRLIVIPQAMRVIIPPLTSQYLNLAKNSSLAAAVAYPDLVAVFAGTTLNQTGQAVEIMSMTMAVYLTMSILTSVFMNWYNKRMSLIER
- a CDS encoding amino acid ABC transporter permease, whose translation is MINEQQPTLPAPASTIGLVGWLRTNLFNTPVNSVATLVMLYLCYIWLTPIFDWVFISADWAGTTRESCTSGGACWVFITQRIDQFMYGFYPADETWRLDVTFLAFVALIAWLVWPNLPKKGLVAAFTLLVFPFIAFVLLSGGYFGLEHVETHKWGGLSLTLVLAVVGIVAALPLGILLALGRRSEMPIVRAMSVAYIEIWRGVPLITVLFMASVMLPLFLPEDMHFDKLLRALIGITMFQTAYMAEVIRGGLQAIPKGQYEAADALGLGYWQKMVMIILPQALKLMIPGVVNTFIALFKDTSLVLIIGLFDLLAIVQAAQNDPKWIGYATEGYVFVAFVFWIFCFGMSRYSQHLERMLHTGHGSRA
- a CDS encoding amino acid ABC transporter ATP-binding protein, which translates into the protein MVQIRNMNKWYGDFHVLKNVNLDVRRGEKIVICGPSGSGKSTMIRCINHLEEHQEGDIFVNGIEMASDIKKIDAIRKDVGMVFQHFNLFPHLTVLENCVLAPIWVKKVPRKEAEALAMQYLERVKIPEQALKYPGQLSGGQQQRVAIARSLCMNPDVMLFDEPTSALDPEMIKEVLDVMIELAHEGMTMLCVTHEMGFAKTVADRVIFMDGGQIIEENEPQEFFNNPQHERTQLFLSQILNH
- the hemH gene encoding ferrochelatase, giving the protein MPQQKLAVVLVNLGTPDAPTPGAVRHYLKEFLSDARVVEGKGLRRLFWLAVLNFIILNIRPKKVAKLYASIWDEDSPLRKILNQQVAGLSVRLQNAFPAASVQVFPAMTYGSPGLQQRLTDLVAAGYEKVLIIPLYPQYSATTTAPVYDQVQAFQRQQRNVMDIRIVKEYHDHPLYISALANSVTDFWQKNGRNDKLILSYHGIPQEYADKGDPYAVQCQQTSALLAAKLGLQESQWQQTFQSRFGPMEWLQPYTDKTLDSLAKSGCESVDIMCPAFAADCLETLEEITVENCEVFSEAGGKGYQYIPALNASTMMIDLLAALTEAQANDWLKAEKNHAA